A genomic stretch from Bacteroidota bacterium includes:
- a CDS encoding transglycosylase SLT domain-containing protein, translated as MKHLSIYTAVIALSALADSSVLAQAPVRMSNDKVCVSGLCDSAAYSFLSNHAVYAERWDTLPQARFWRKIMRTTPDSGYLSVAGSRTMVGKFAAKEWLKMNDQYKNSLYDSLRNSYCLNTDDKILFTAGKNDFYKIEPVLSTIDRAIKIFEREHTDPFYAQVILLIESPGRMQKSTTGAYGPFQLMRSVAIRMGLKVNKHVDERKDFEKSAWAAAKLIRNICVPETKNILNRNGIKYNENDLWFRLLVLHVYHAGAGNVAPVIDKICPIEGNQELIKQVWQTSCGYFKNSSQNYSQLAIASLLELDEHILNRCEDMAAVPVTPLDETPPLLTENQ; from the coding sequence CTGATTCATCAGTACTGGCGCAGGCTCCCGTCAGGATGAGTAACGATAAAGTCTGTGTTTCAGGCTTGTGCGATTCAGCCGCCTATTCATTTCTTTCCAATCATGCAGTTTATGCGGAACGCTGGGATACCTTACCCCAGGCACGTTTTTGGCGTAAAATAATGCGTACCACCCCTGATTCCGGCTATTTAAGTGTGGCAGGCAGCAGAACCATGGTTGGCAAATTTGCCGCCAAAGAATGGCTTAAGATGAATGACCAATACAAAAACAGCTTATACGACAGCTTAAGAAATTCATACTGCCTAAATACCGATGATAAAATACTTTTTACTGCCGGCAAAAATGATTTCTATAAGATCGAACCTGTCCTATCAACTATTGATAGGGCCATTAAAATATTTGAACGTGAACACACTGATCCTTTTTATGCCCAGGTTATCCTGTTAATTGAAAGTCCCGGTCGTATGCAAAAATCAACCACTGGTGCGTATGGACCATTCCAGCTGATGCGCTCTGTGGCTATCCGTATGGGATTAAAAGTAAATAAGCATGTTGATGAACGTAAAGATTTCGAAAAATCGGCCTGGGCTGCTGCAAAACTCATTCGTAATATATGTGTGCCGGAAACAAAAAATATCCTTAACAGAAATGGCATAAAATATAATGAGAATGACCTTTGGTTCCGCCTGTTGGTATTACATGTGTACCATGCCGGCGCAGGAAACGTAGCTCCTGTAATTGATAAAATTTGTCCCATCGAAGGTAACCAGGAGTTGATCAAACAGGTTTGGCAAACCAGCTGCGGTTATTTCAAAAACTCTTCACAAAATTATTCTCAATTAGCCATCGCTTCATTACTCGAACTGGACGAACATATTCTTAATCGCTGCGAGGATATGGCAGCGGTACCTGTTACTCCCCTTGATGAAACACCTCCGTTGTTGACGGAGAATCAATAA